A region of Massilia sp. WG5 DNA encodes the following proteins:
- a CDS encoding DUF3108 domain-containing protein produces the protein MNKMWKLAGAGVLLAATMTVNGAPAADDHPAQLRPFNLPPSADLSYSISARQRGFTLSGDATLTWRQGDGKYTINTESRVALLGKLTENRSQGTIDSFGLAPNEYYDKRFRKDAVTANFDREAKTISFSDGKQVYPIKGGEQDRVSISWELIGIARAAKDKFKAGSAWNFFVVGPHDADPWTFRVIGREKVQAGAAIGQVDTVHVLREPPPGSKDQTLDIWLAPSLEWYPVKLRFVDNDRDYVEQTLERIVRK, from the coding sequence ATGAACAAGATGTGGAAACTGGCCGGTGCAGGCGTATTGCTGGCGGCGACGATGACGGTGAACGGTGCGCCCGCGGCCGACGATCACCCGGCGCAGCTGCGCCCCTTCAACCTGCCGCCTTCGGCCGACCTGTCCTACTCGATCAGCGCCCGCCAGCGCGGCTTCACCCTGAGCGGCGACGCCACCCTGACCTGGCGCCAGGGCGACGGCAAGTACACGATCAATACCGAGTCGCGCGTGGCCCTGCTGGGCAAGCTGACGGAAAACCGCAGCCAGGGCACGATCGACAGCTTCGGCCTGGCGCCGAACGAGTACTACGACAAGCGCTTCCGCAAGGATGCGGTCACCGCGAACTTCGACCGCGAAGCCAAGACCATCAGCTTCAGCGACGGCAAGCAGGTCTACCCGATCAAGGGCGGCGAGCAGGACCGGGTGTCGATCTCCTGGGAGCTGATCGGCATCGCGCGCGCGGCCAAGGACAAGTTCAAGGCGGGCTCGGCATGGAACTTCTTCGTGGTCGGCCCGCACGACGCCGACCCCTGGACCTTCCGCGTGATCGGCCGCGAGAAGGTGCAGGCCGGCGCCGCCATCGGCCAGGTCGACACCGTGCACGTGCTGCGCGAACCGCCGCCGGGCTCGAAAGACCAGACCCTCGACATCTGGCTGGCGCCCTCGCTGGAGTGGTATCCGGTCAAGCTGCGCTTCGTCGATAACGACCGCGATTATGTCGAGCAGACGCTCGAAAGGATCGTGCGCAAGTAG
- a CDS encoding DUF535 family protein — translation MVFSLLARHWLARRHYPLPSWLACIARSLRVLLFWRAHLELLALDIHRGYVALAHDDVFHHLSHRHYLAKGMSLRQRVRCVLAHYRFEEAAFDAAYKRAVYRDGGLALWRHEHADDGWRFEIRLEMASRLSAEGDLTIAMRATAPAGGAAGVVLHRLSFSWADGAFAGCAAPVVPFIACNQGRRADAANAFAAFEQAFPNNSSSFFCFAALQGIAQALGFSEVMAVKSAWQSAWTPADARHFTNAYDGFWATLGGVPTAACCWRIALPFYLKPLSEMPSKHRKRAALRRRHWQAIGEAARLALARHRQ, via the coding sequence ATGGTCTTTTCTCTCCTGGCCAGGCACTGGCTGGCGCGCCGTCACTATCCCCTTCCCTCCTGGCTGGCCTGCATCGCGCGCAGCCTGCGCGTGCTGCTGTTCTGGCGCGCGCACCTGGAGCTGCTGGCGCTGGACATCCACCGCGGCTACGTGGCGCTGGCGCACGACGACGTCTTCCACCATCTAAGCCACCGCCACTACCTGGCGAAAGGCATGTCGCTGCGCCAGCGGGTGCGCTGCGTACTGGCCCACTACCGCTTCGAGGAAGCCGCCTTCGATGCCGCCTACAAGCGGGCGGTCTACCGCGACGGCGGCCTGGCGCTGTGGCGGCACGAACATGCGGACGACGGCTGGCGCTTCGAGATCCGCCTGGAGATGGCTTCGCGCCTGAGCGCGGAGGGCGACCTGACGATCGCGATGCGCGCCACCGCGCCCGCCGGCGGCGCCGCCGGCGTGGTTCTGCACCGCCTGTCCTTCAGCTGGGCCGACGGCGCCTTCGCCGGGTGCGCGGCGCCGGTCGTCCCCTTCATCGCCTGCAACCAGGGACGCCGCGCCGACGCCGCGAATGCCTTCGCCGCCTTCGAGCAGGCGTTCCCGAACAATTCGTCCAGCTTCTTCTGCTTCGCCGCCCTACAGGGCATCGCGCAGGCGCTGGGCTTCAGCGAGGTCATGGCCGTCAAGTCGGCCTGGCAGAGCGCCTGGACCCCGGCCGACGCGCGGCATTTCACGAACGCCTACGACGGCTTCTGGGCGACCCTCGGCGGCGTGCCCACCGCGGCTTGCTGCTGGAGGATCGCACTGCCCTTCTACCTCAAGCCGCTGTCGGAGATGCCGTCCAAGCACCGCAAGCGGGCGGCGCTGCGGCGCCGGCACTGGCAGGCGATCGGCGAGGCGGCGCGGCTGGCGCTGGCCCGGCACCGCCAATGA
- a CDS encoding translocation/assembly module TamB domain-containing protein — translation MSVDAQTPEPQEKDKPRRWPRRVAIGVAVTGVVLGGAVWYLGRETTLQMIAQRVANASGGKLTLSGVSGSLYGHMHIGHAVFRTETQVVTADDIDIDWKPWQYLSHGVEIQKLYAKSLRMETLKQSTEPSTMPTRLAPPFKVAVDDARLARAVFVNKGAETQIDDIRLALHGDKARWKLDHAKADTPWGQAAASGTIANTLPYKLNADASLSQTTGTQQAGAIAPQLKLHAGGDLQKTVIDASGQAARAEGTANLVLSPFAEVPLQAFTLNARNIDPGFFNPTLPTADLNLAVAARLDPNRNISGSVNLTNDGPEGTIDQQRLPLRAMRGQLGGNLASMKISDVLLDLGGAGRFTGSGSVERGPDEKGLGTARFALHTDRIDLKQIHGSMKKTAIAGDVVVANTQDTQTLNVNLLDAGMRLVAEAALKNNVLDVREARITAGKGSVRVTGNANLLDKKPFKANLVASHLDPAAFGDFPQADINAEINAAGALAPQWQVAADFALRPSRLFDQPLSGKGKLDAGAVANGGIHVHGVDAALALGQNTVELRGAFGQPGEKLAWRVDGRQLAALRKDLYGALVANGVVSGTMDAPRTSFELDANGLGWAPKERKNNNGLLHASGEAWLSGSKDAKVAEVKATGSMQKLNPAAFGSPFAGSINGAFDASGHTGANMGGSVDLTLQQSTLSNSPLWGYAKLSADKRHVSNADVDLHLGANVVAAKGAFGSGRDTLQWRVDAPQLAALGPDFGGVLRGAGTLSGTMDTPSLTASLEGQNLRFMGTQNLKSLRATANVGAGRGAADPLALDVQIAEYASGETRIAQARLQSTGTRGAHTISASARGDSFDAAVAVNGSYATKGQLSTWSGTLNTLQNRGRYALTLAAPAPLRIAGAPGSGIAGLANPTQIDFSNATIRLPAGSVTLQSLAKNGPRWTSRGSATGVPLAYLEQASDALRQNLRGDLTLGADWALDLRAPVAAGAAPALDGNLHVFREKGDLIAGDVAPVALGLRQLDLRADVNGGALRAQLAVDGSRVGTAKADATAQLIHGRLDNDSPLRLTASANLGSLAWVSPLIGQPGLEVDGALNLAVTGSGTVGAPILNGTVNGDRLAVSWPDQGLRLRNGQLRAVLAGDQLQLQRFAFEGNSGRALIDGNVRFAGGEAAMNLKLVADKLEVLSRPDRTVIVSGQASVVRDPRRFNVEGSFKADRALVEFAPQDRPTLSDDVIVLGRANPKDAPAKKAGAVPLTIDLTADLGDDFHIRGMGADAYLTGSVHVRKVGDSPPRINGTVSTVSGTYAAYGQRLAIERGTVTFSGAYDNPAIDVLAVRKRPEGEQLSDTNVEAGVQVRGTALSPTAKLVSTPNVSDSDKLSWLVLGHGMEAATGSEADVLSAAAGALLGGKGGTGGIQSKLANSLGIDEFGVRQGKGQETGLANTVVTVGKRISSRLYLSFEQGAATATSVVRLRYKLTPRITVALQTGTNTALDVLYSWAFD, via the coding sequence ATGAGCGTCGACGCACAAACCCCTGAACCGCAGGAGAAAGACAAGCCGCGCCGCTGGCCGCGCCGGGTCGCGATCGGCGTGGCCGTCACCGGCGTGGTCCTCGGCGGCGCGGTCTGGTACCTGGGGCGCGAGACCACCCTGCAGATGATCGCCCAGCGCGTCGCCAATGCCAGCGGCGGCAAGCTGACCCTGAGCGGCGTGTCCGGCTCGCTGTACGGCCACATGCATATCGGCCACGCGGTGTTCCGCACCGAGACGCAGGTAGTGACGGCGGACGACATCGACATCGACTGGAAGCCCTGGCAATACCTGTCGCACGGCGTCGAGATCCAGAAGCTGTACGCGAAGTCGCTGCGCATGGAAACGCTGAAGCAGAGCACCGAGCCGTCCACCATGCCGACCCGCCTGGCGCCGCCCTTCAAGGTGGCGGTGGACGATGCGCGCCTGGCCAGGGCCGTGTTCGTGAACAAGGGCGCCGAGACCCAGATCGACGACATCCGCCTCGCCCTGCACGGCGACAAGGCGCGCTGGAAGCTCGACCATGCGAAGGCGGACACGCCCTGGGGCCAGGCGGCGGCCAGCGGCACCATCGCGAATACCCTGCCCTACAAGCTGAACGCGGACGCCAGCCTGAGCCAGACGACAGGCACACAGCAGGCTGGGGCCATCGCTCCGCAACTGAAGCTGCACGCCGGCGGCGACCTGCAGAAAACGGTCATCGACGCCAGCGGCCAGGCCGCGCGCGCCGAGGGCACGGCGAACCTGGTGCTGTCGCCCTTCGCCGAGGTCCCGCTGCAAGCCTTTACGCTCAATGCCAGGAACATCGATCCGGGCTTCTTCAATCCCACGCTGCCGACGGCCGACCTGAACCTGGCGGTAGCCGCGCGCCTGGACCCGAACCGCAACATCAGCGGCTCCGTGAATCTGACGAACGACGGCCCGGAAGGCACCATCGACCAGCAGCGCCTGCCGCTGCGGGCGATGCGCGGCCAGTTGGGAGGGAACCTGGCGTCGATGAAGATCAGCGACGTGCTGCTCGACCTCGGCGGCGCCGGCCGCTTCACGGGCAGCGGCAGCGTCGAGCGCGGCCCGGACGAGAAAGGCCTCGGCACCGCACGCTTCGCGCTGCACACCGATCGCATCGACCTCAAGCAGATCCACGGCAGCATGAAGAAGACCGCCATCGCCGGCGACGTGGTGGTGGCGAACACCCAGGACACGCAGACGCTGAACGTCAACCTGCTTGACGCCGGCATGCGCCTGGTGGCCGAAGCCGCCCTGAAGAACAATGTGCTGGACGTGCGCGAGGCGCGCATCACGGCCGGCAAGGGCAGCGTGCGGGTGACTGGCAACGCGAATCTGCTGGATAAAAAACCGTTCAAGGCGAACCTGGTCGCCAGCCACCTGGACCCGGCCGCCTTCGGCGACTTCCCGCAGGCCGACATCAATGCCGAGATCAATGCGGCAGGCGCCCTCGCCCCGCAATGGCAGGTCGCGGCCGATTTCGCGCTGCGCCCGAGCCGCCTGTTCGACCAGCCGCTGTCCGGCAAGGGCAAGCTCGACGCCGGCGCCGTCGCCAATGGCGGCATCCACGTGCACGGCGTGGACGCGGCCCTGGCGCTGGGCCAGAACACGGTCGAGCTGCGTGGCGCCTTCGGCCAGCCAGGCGAAAAGCTGGCCTGGCGCGTCGACGGCCGCCAGCTCGCGGCCCTGCGCAAGGACCTGTATGGCGCGCTGGTGGCGAACGGCGTCGTCAGCGGCACCATGGACGCGCCGCGCACCAGCTTCGAGCTCGATGCCAACGGCCTGGGCTGGGCGCCGAAGGAGAGGAAGAACAATAACGGCCTGCTGCACGCCAGCGGTGAAGCCTGGCTGTCGGGCAGCAAGGATGCGAAAGTCGCCGAGGTCAAGGCCACCGGGTCGATGCAGAAGCTGAACCCGGCCGCCTTCGGCTCGCCCTTCGCCGGCAGCATCAACGGGGCCTTCGACGCCAGCGGCCACACCGGCGCGAACATGGGCGGCTCGGTCGATCTCACGCTGCAGCAGTCGACGCTGTCGAACTCGCCGCTGTGGGGCTATGCGAAGCTGAGCGCGGACAAGCGCCATGTATCGAACGCCGACGTCGACCTGCACCTGGGCGCCAACGTCGTGGCGGCGAAAGGCGCCTTCGGCAGCGGCCGCGACACGCTCCAGTGGCGCGTCGACGCGCCCCAGCTGGCGGCCCTCGGCCCCGACTTCGGCGGCGTGCTGCGCGGCGCCGGCACCCTGTCCGGCACCATGGACACGCCCTCGCTGACGGCCTCGCTGGAAGGCCAGAACCTGCGATTCATGGGCACGCAGAACCTGAAGTCCCTGCGCGCCACCGCGAATGTCGGCGCCGGACGCGGCGCCGCCGATCCGCTGGCGCTCGACGTCCAGATCGCCGAATATGCGAGCGGCGAGACCCGTATCGCCCAGGCGCGCCTGCAATCGACCGGCACCCGCGGCGCGCACACCATTTCGGCCTCGGCCCGCGGCGACAGTTTCGACGCCGCCGTCGCGGTCAACGGCAGCTACGCGACGAAGGGGCAGCTGAGCACCTGGAGCGGCACCCTGAACACGCTGCAGAACCGCGGCCGCTACGCGCTGACGCTGGCGGCGCCGGCCCCGCTGCGCATCGCCGGCGCGCCCGGCTCCGGCATCGCCGGGCTGGCCAATCCAACGCAGATCGACTTCAGCAACGCCACGATCCGCCTGCCGGCCGGTTCGGTCACGCTGCAGTCGCTGGCCAAGAACGGCCCGCGCTGGACCAGCCGCGGCAGCGCCACCGGGGTCCCCCTCGCCTACCTCGAACAAGCCTCCGATGCGCTCCGCCAGAACCTGCGTGGCGACCTGACGCTCGGTGCCGACTGGGCGCTCGACCTGCGCGCGCCCGTTGCCGCCGGCGCGGCGCCGGCGCTGGACGGCAATCTGCATGTGTTCCGCGAGAAGGGCGACCTGATCGCCGGCGACGTCGCCCCGGTCGCGCTCGGCCTGCGCCAGCTCGACCTGCGCGCCGACGTCAATGGCGGCGCGCTGCGCGCCCAGCTGGCGGTGGACGGCAGCCGGGTCGGCACGGCGAAAGCCGACGCCACCGCGCAGTTGATCCATGGCCGCCTCGACAACGACAGCCCGCTGCGCCTGACCGCCAGCGCGAACCTCGGCTCGCTGGCCTGGGTTTCGCCGCTGATCGGCCAGCCGGGGCTGGAGGTGGACGGCGCCCTGAACCTGGCCGTGACCGGCAGCGGCACGGTCGGCGCACCGATCCTGAACGGCACCGTGAACGGCGACCGGCTCGCGGTGAGCTGGCCGGACCAGGGCCTGCGCTTGCGCAACGGCCAGCTGCGCGCCGTGCTGGCCGGCGACCAGCTGCAGCTGCAGCGCTTCGCCTTCGAAGGCAACAGCGGCCGCGCCCTGATCGACGGCAACGTGCGCTTCGCCGGCGGAGAAGCCGCCATGAACCTCAAGCTGGTGGCCGACAAGCTCGAAGTCCTGTCGCGTCCGGACCGCACGGTGATCGTGAGCGGCCAGGCCAGCGTCGTGCGCGATCCGCGCCGCTTCAACGTCGAGGGCAGCTTCAAGGCCGACCGCGCGCTGGTGGAATTCGCGCCGCAGGACCGCCCGACCCTGTCCGACGACGTGATCGTGCTCGGGCGCGCGAATCCGAAGGATGCGCCGGCCAAGAAGGCGGGGGCGGTACCGCTGACGATCGACCTGACGGCCGACCTGGGCGACGATTTCCACATCCGCGGCATGGGCGCCGACGCCTACCTGACCGGCAGCGTCCACGTGCGCAAGGTGGGCGACAGCCCGCCGCGCATCAACGGCACGGTCAGCACCGTGAGCGGCACCTACGCGGCCTACGGCCAGCGCCTGGCGATCGAGCGCGGCACGGTCACCTTCAGCGGCGCCTACGACAACCCGGCGATCGACGTGCTGGCCGTGCGCAAGCGCCCGGAAGGCGAGCAGCTCAGCGACACCAATGTCGAAGCCGGGGTGCAGGTGCGCGGCACGGCGCTGTCGCCGACCGCCAAGCTGGTGTCGACGCCGAACGTGTCGGACAGCGACAAGCTGTCATGGCTGGTGCTGGGCCACGGCATGGAAGCCGCGACCGGCAGCGAGGCCGACGTCCTGAGCGCGGCCGCCGGCGCCCTGCTGGGCGGCAAGGGCGGCACCGGCGGTATCCAGAGCAAGCTGGCGAACTCCCTCGGCATCGACGAATTCGGCGTGCGCCAGGGCAAGGGCCAGGAAACCGGGCTGGCCAACACCGTGGTCACGGTCGGCAAGCGCATCTCCTCGCGCCTCTACCTGAGCTTCGAACAGGGCGCCGCCACCGCCACCAGCGTGGTGCGCCTGCGCTACAAGCTCACCCCGCGCATCACGGTGGCGCTGCAGACCGGCACGAATACAGCGCTGGACGTGCTGTACTCCTGGGCGTTTGACTAA
- a CDS encoding DUF3108 domain-containing protein, whose product MSLAIASNRHRRKIVLGTVTVLLHLLVLDWFRGQLGKPRMDAARPEASLALAELIQVPAQQQQQPQPAAPPQPALAPPPPLPQLPTEPVAVAAPDAGAPPAAGPTDGAQSAAPDAAPGADAAGQGGAALAAADVQSPQAAPQAQPAPAAAPARTAPEARHYKLDLPPAADIQLDVARTDANGTQWSGNALLSWTLTPTSYKIRVEAGITVVFAHVNLLTLTSEGAIGEEGFTPTLMTEKRRGRSMTATHFNRKDGRLSFSASEANYPLVWGAQDKASVPLQLTAIARGDPRQLSGNIDILVGEDRDASIYSFTVLGQEQIDTRLGKIAAWHLARPPKPGSYNARLDLWLAPDYGWVPVQIRNLEANGAVTTQTVNNIVMKNSGS is encoded by the coding sequence ATGAGCCTCGCTATCGCCTCGAACCGCCACCGCAGGAAAATCGTGCTGGGGACGGTCACGGTCCTGCTGCACCTGCTGGTGCTGGACTGGTTCAGGGGCCAGCTCGGCAAGCCGCGCATGGACGCGGCGCGGCCCGAGGCGTCGCTGGCGCTGGCGGAGCTGATCCAGGTCCCTGCGCAGCAGCAGCAGCAGCCGCAGCCCGCAGCGCCGCCGCAGCCGGCGCTCGCACCGCCGCCGCCGCTGCCCCAATTGCCGACCGAGCCGGTGGCGGTGGCGGCGCCCGACGCCGGCGCGCCGCCGGCGGCCGGCCCCACCGACGGCGCGCAGTCCGCTGCGCCCGATGCCGCGCCCGGGGCCGATGCGGCCGGGCAGGGGGGCGCCGCGCTCGCCGCTGCCGACGTACAATCGCCCCAGGCTGCTCCGCAGGCGCAGCCGGCGCCCGCAGCTGCGCCGGCCAGGACCGCACCCGAGGCGCGCCATTACAAGCTCGATCTGCCGCCGGCGGCCGACATCCAGCTGGACGTCGCCCGCACGGATGCGAACGGCACGCAATGGAGCGGCAACGCGCTGCTGTCGTGGACGCTGACGCCGACTTCGTACAAGATCCGCGTCGAAGCCGGCATCACTGTTGTTTTCGCACACGTGAACCTGTTGACGCTGACCAGTGAAGGCGCAATCGGCGAGGAGGGTTTCACGCCGACCCTGATGACGGAAAAGCGGCGCGGGCGCTCGATGACGGCCACCCACTTCAACCGCAAGGACGGCAGGCTGAGTTTTTCGGCCTCGGAGGCGAACTACCCGCTGGTCTGGGGGGCGCAGGACAAGGCCAGCGTGCCGCTGCAGCTGACGGCGATCGCGCGTGGCGATCCCCGGCAACTGTCGGGAAATATCGACATTCTCGTCGGCGAAGACCGCGACGCCAGCATTTACAGCTTTACAGTGCTGGGCCAGGAGCAGATCGACACGCGACTGGGTAAGATCGCGGCATGGCACCTCGCGCGTCCGCCCAAGCCCGGTTCGTACAATGCGCGGCTGGACCTGTGGCTGGCGCCCGACTACGGCTGGGTGCCGGTCCAGATCCGCAACCTCGAAGCGAACGGGGCGGTGACGACCCAGACCGTGAACAATATCGTGATGAAGAATTCAGGAAGCTGA
- a CDS encoding ATP-binding protein, whose amino-acid sequence MFHIKSLELVHWDYWQRIKNIPLDAKIITIAGQNGSGKTTLLDALRTLFGLDCSMGRTYKHYARHSGQQSAWIRAVVDNKPSGRQLSNRPFRHSGFFSDDEVTLFCQVQKNGGDWKRQYLMRPGNIEIEEVTEASDWMGVENYRKRLASAGLSPAMSKVLALEQGETDKLCEYSPRQLLDLVFQVFGDKEVLDAYDEAKRHQRDTETELKRFEAELETSRINLEGLRLRVANYHQWEDLNKERQALVEEALPSLEYHEAREKAAQASRALREAKKPLMQADSQLAEKRHALAAQQRALTEAQQQEVQLEQEANTLAARLTDINRKLKPLESLLEQKERLQKLAADSGADIAEVQSQLETKEAQLAKKKTERDNLAARIAGELSTISALQGKSSMPEPEAQRQMRRALNEANIPHAMLSDIVEVTDPKWQGAVEGVLGGYASVVLLESAKDAPAAYKLAEKERYRHFIVPDCVSAPVVKDDTLLSVVRFSSKAPSWLIDQLERIERVESVDAGFKSDADEWITPDAYHRERRGGRSLFVEPSRYRFGAAGKTQRLEAIQKALPALEAQEDTLTLAISKLATEVSALRVRIAGVDAVKELSARQAEFEEATRAIEPLKTERLEVGARLGELQVLTKNATVTRTRADTVWQNARMALSEAEAGMRLNHRRQIEQRSEHARALLELRRNWRHVPKAWRQPERRAALVAAHQNTHQVKLRVGSLDSSLARSDWEHDPTVIDQYARLNDQLSNRQNETEERRYQNNRAIEATDNARGAYIERLRYTIKTYSKNIRELGELANIEVTVDPVRLENDDLQLAQAGLHVRFKFDGKGQIGMNDGEASGGQQVMKSLVLLIGLLKSEEGSGGFVFIDEPFAHLDIRNIQLVGEFLKNTDAQYLMTTPLTHNTDVYDPSDLTLITSKKKKDVQWAQPIFVLQRRQAGSEAKAA is encoded by the coding sequence ATGTTCCACATCAAATCTCTCGAGCTGGTCCACTGGGACTACTGGCAGCGGATCAAGAACATCCCGCTCGACGCCAAGATCATCACCATCGCCGGCCAGAACGGCTCCGGCAAGACCACGCTGCTGGACGCGCTGCGCACCCTGTTCGGCCTGGACTGCTCGATGGGCCGCACGTATAAACACTATGCGCGCCACTCGGGCCAGCAGAGCGCCTGGATCCGCGCCGTGGTCGACAACAAGCCGTCCGGCCGCCAGCTCTCGAACCGTCCGTTCCGTCACAGCGGTTTCTTTTCCGACGACGAAGTCACCCTGTTCTGCCAGGTGCAGAAGAACGGCGGCGACTGGAAGCGCCAGTACCTGATGCGACCGGGGAATATCGAGATCGAGGAAGTCACGGAAGCCAGCGACTGGATGGGCGTGGAAAACTACCGCAAGCGCCTGGCCTCGGCCGGCCTGTCGCCGGCGATGTCGAAGGTGCTGGCGCTGGAGCAGGGCGAGACCGACAAACTGTGCGAATACTCGCCGCGCCAGCTGCTGGACCTGGTGTTCCAGGTGTTCGGCGACAAGGAAGTGCTGGACGCCTACGACGAAGCCAAGCGCCACCAGCGCGACACCGAGACGGAGCTGAAGCGCTTCGAGGCCGAACTCGAAACCTCGCGCATCAACCTGGAAGGCCTGCGCCTGCGCGTCGCCAACTACCACCAGTGGGAAGACCTGAACAAGGAGCGCCAGGCCCTGGTCGAAGAGGCGCTGCCCAGCCTCGAATACCACGAGGCGCGCGAAAAGGCGGCCCAGGCCAGCCGTGCGCTGCGCGAGGCGAAGAAGCCCCTGATGCAGGCCGACAGCCAGCTGGCCGAGAAGCGCCACGCGCTGGCGGCCCAGCAGCGCGCGCTGACCGAGGCCCAGCAGCAGGAAGTCCAGCTGGAGCAGGAAGCGAACACGCTGGCCGCCCGCCTCACCGACATCAACCGCAAGCTCAAGCCGCTGGAAAGCCTGCTCGAGCAGAAGGAACGCCTGCAGAAGCTGGCCGCGGATTCCGGCGCCGACATCGCCGAGGTGCAAAGCCAACTCGAAACGAAAGAGGCGCAGCTCGCCAAGAAGAAGACCGAGCGCGACAACCTGGCGGCAAGGATCGCCGGCGAGCTGTCGACCATCTCGGCCCTGCAGGGCAAGAGCTCGATGCCGGAACCGGAAGCGCAGCGCCAGATGCGCCGCGCGCTGAACGAGGCGAACATCCCGCACGCGATGCTGTCGGATATCGTCGAGGTGACCGACCCGAAATGGCAGGGCGCCGTCGAGGGCGTGCTGGGCGGCTATGCCTCGGTGGTGCTGCTGGAGAGCGCCAAGGACGCGCCGGCGGCCTATAAACTGGCCGAGAAGGAGCGCTACCGCCACTTCATCGTGCCCGACTGCGTCAGCGCGCCGGTGGTCAAGGACGATACCCTGCTGTCGGTAGTGCGTTTCAGCTCGAAGGCGCCGTCCTGGCTGATCGACCAGCTCGAACGCATCGAGCGCGTCGAATCGGTCGATGCCGGCTTCAAGAGCGATGCCGACGAGTGGATCACGCCGGACGCGTATCACCGCGAACGTCGCGGCGGGCGCTCGCTGTTCGTCGAGCCCTCGCGCTACCGCTTCGGCGCGGCCGGCAAGACCCAGCGCCTGGAAGCGATCCAGAAAGCGCTGCCGGCGCTGGAAGCCCAGGAAGACACGCTGACGCTCGCGATCAGCAAGCTGGCGACCGAAGTGTCGGCCCTGCGCGTGCGCATCGCCGGCGTCGACGCGGTCAAGGAACTGAGCGCGCGCCAGGCCGAGTTCGAGGAAGCCACGCGCGCCATCGAGCCGCTCAAGACCGAGCGCCTGGAAGTCGGCGCGCGCCTGGGCGAGCTGCAGGTGCTGACCAAGAACGCAACCGTCACCCGCACCCGCGCCGACACCGTGTGGCAGAACGCCCGCATGGCCCTGTCGGAAGCGGAAGCCGGCATGCGCCTGAACCACCGCCGCCAGATCGAGCAGCGCAGCGAGCATGCGCGCGCGCTGCTGGAGCTGCGCCGCAACTGGCGGCATGTGCCGAAGGCCTGGCGCCAGCCGGAGCGCCGCGCCGCCCTGGTGGCCGCGCACCAGAACACCCACCAGGTCAAGCTGCGCGTGGGCTCGCTCGACAGCTCGCTGGCGCGCAGCGACTGGGAACACGACCCGACCGTGATCGACCAGTACGCACGCCTGAACGACCAGCTCTCGAACCGCCAGAACGAGACCGAGGAGCGACGCTACCAGAACAACCGCGCGATCGAGGCCACCGACAACGCGCGCGGCGCCTATATCGAGCGCCTGCGCTACACGATCAAGACCTACTCGAAGAACATCAGGGAACTGGGCGAGCTGGCCAACATCGAAGTCACGGTCGACCCGGTGCGCCTGGAGAACGACGACCTGCAGCTGGCCCAGGCCGGCCTGCACGTGCGCTTCAAGTTCGACGGCAAGGGCCAGATCGGCATGAACGACGGCGAAGCCTCGGGCGGCCAGCAGGTGATGAAGTCGCTGGTTCTTCTCATCGGCCTGCTGAAATCGGAAGAGGGCTCGGGCGGCTTCGTGTTCATCGACGAACCCTTCGCCCACCTGGACATCCGCAACATCCAGCTGGTCGGCGAGTTCCTGAAGAACACCGACGCCCAGTACCTGATGACGACGCCGCTGACCCACAACACGGACGTCTACGACCCGTCCGACCTGACCCTCATCACCAGCAAGAAGAAGAAGGACGTGCAGTGGGCGCAGCCGATCTTCGTGCTGCAGAGAAGGCAGGCGGGGAGCGAGGCGAAGGCGGCGTAA